The following is a genomic window from Pseudomonas lurida.
CGTAACGGCGACGACGAGTGGCTGGCCATCGTGCGCTGGGTTGGCTACGCCATGCTCAACGCTGAAGAAGCCGGTATCACTTCCAAAAACGTTGAAGCTGAAGCCAAGTCCACCAAGAACCCGGACGTTGCACGTCTGCTCGGTGCTGACGGTGAATACGGCAAAGACCTGAAAGTGAAGAAAGACTGGGTCGTACAGATCGTCAAGCAAGTGGGTAACTACGGTGAAGTGTTCGAGCGCAACCTGGGCAAGAGCACCCCGCTGGAAATCGACCGTGGCCTGAACGCACTGTGGAACGCCGGCGGCATTCAATACGCACCACCTGTGCGCTGATTGCTGATGGTTCTGTCACCCGGTGGGCCAACCGCCGGGTGATGTTCTGTTCCATTATTTCCGGGGCACTTCATGCAAAATCAAATCGGCGCACCAAAGCAGAAGCTCAGCTTCAGCGATCCCAAAGTGCGTGCGTGGCTCTTCCAGATCATCACGATTGTGGCGGTGGTCTCGCTGGGCTGGTACCTCTTCAACAATACCCAGACCAACCTTCAGCACCGGGGCATTACCTCGGGTTTCGACTTTCTTGAACGCAGTGCCGGCTTCGGCATCGCGCAGCACCTGATCGACTACACCGAATCGGACAGTTATGCCCGTGTGTTTGTGATCGGTTTGCTCAACACCTTGCTGGTGACCTTCATCGGCGTGATCCTGGCGACGCTGCTCGGGTTCGTCATCGGCGTGGCTCGACTGTCGCCGAACTGGATGATCAACAAGCTGGCGACCGTGTATGTAGAAGTCTTCCGAAACATTCCGCCGCTGCTGCAAATCCTGTTCTGGTACTTCGCGGTGTTCCTGACCATGCCGGGGCCGCGTAACAGCCACAACTTCGGCGATACCTTCTTTGTCAGCAGCCGTGGCCTGAACATGCCGGCAGCGATTGCCGCTGACGGCTTCTGGCCGTTTGTGGTCAGCATCGTCGTCGCCATCGTGGCAATCGTGCTGATGGCGCGTTGGGCCAACAAGCGTTTCGAAGCCACCGGCGTACCGTTCCACAAGTTCTGGGCAGGCCTGGCGCTGTTCATCGTGATCCCGGCGTTGTGCGCCTTGATCTTCGGTGCACCGCTGCACTGGGAGATGCCCAAGCTGCAAGGCTTCAACTTTGTCGGCGGCTGGGTACTCATCCCTGAACTGTTGGCACTGACCCTGGCACTTACGGTGTACACGGCGGCGTTTATTGCCGAGATCGTACGTTCGGGCATCAAGTCCGTCAGCCACGGCCAGACCGAAGCTGCGCGCTCCCTGGGCCTGCGCCCTGGTCCGACGCTGCGCAAGGTGATCATCCCGCAGGCACTGCGAGTGATTATCCCGCCGCTGACCAGCCAGTACCTGAACCTGGCGAAAAACTCGTCGCTGGCCGCCGGTATCGGTTACCCGGAAATGGTTTCGCTGTTTGCCGGCACGGTGCTCAACCAGACCGGGCAGGCG
Proteins encoded in this region:
- a CDS encoding amino acid ABC transporter permease, with protein sequence MQNQIGAPKQKLSFSDPKVRAWLFQIITIVAVVSLGWYLFNNTQTNLQHRGITSGFDFLERSAGFGIAQHLIDYTESDSYARVFVIGLLNTLLVTFIGVILATLLGFVIGVARLSPNWMINKLATVYVEVFRNIPPLLQILFWYFAVFLTMPGPRNSHNFGDTFFVSSRGLNMPAAIAADGFWPFVVSIVVAIVAIVLMARWANKRFEATGVPFHKFWAGLALFIVIPALCALIFGAPLHWEMPKLQGFNFVGGWVLIPELLALTLALTVYTAAFIAEIVRSGIKSVSHGQTEAARSLGLRPGPTLRKVIIPQALRVIIPPLTSQYLNLAKNSSLAAGIGYPEMVSLFAGTVLNQTGQAIEVIAITMSVYLAISISISLLMNWYNKRIALIER